From Pelotomaculum schinkii, the proteins below share one genomic window:
- a CDS encoding branched-chain amino acid ABC transporter permease produces the protein MELFGQTVICGILLGGMYALIAIGMTLIMGVMKIINLAHGALVMVGMYVTYVCFTNYGIDPYIGMFIAMPVLFLIGCLIQKYMINRLVEVESILPENQVLLTVGIMLVLTEVMRLMFKSDYRSVTTGYSTDTVYLGGMSISVAMVIGFFIAMGFTLLLHLFLTKTDIGKSIRATAQDRDAAVYMGVNSSRITMLTFGIGAALAAAGGSLLLPLFYLWPDIGHLFTAKSFIITILGGMGSTMGAAIGGLILGIAESLGATYISMGYKDLVGLVIFLLVLLFLPGGFRSLARRL, from the coding sequence ATGGAACTATTTGGTCAGACAGTCATATGCGGTATCCTGCTGGGCGGGATGTACGCTCTGATTGCCATCGGCATGACCCTGATCATGGGGGTTATGAAAATTATCAACCTGGCCCACGGCGCTTTGGTGATGGTGGGCATGTACGTTACTTATGTCTGCTTTACCAATTATGGCATTGATCCCTATATCGGCATGTTCATTGCAATGCCTGTCCTGTTTTTGATTGGATGCCTAATTCAAAAATATATGATCAACCGCCTGGTGGAGGTTGAATCTATCCTTCCCGAGAACCAGGTCCTGCTGACGGTCGGCATCATGCTGGTGTTGACAGAGGTCATGCGGCTTATGTTTAAATCGGATTACCGTTCCGTTACCACCGGTTATTCCACTGATACGGTCTATTTAGGCGGCATGTCTATCAGCGTGGCGATGGTTATCGGTTTCTTTATAGCTATGGGCTTCACCTTGCTCTTGCACCTTTTCCTGACCAAAACCGATATCGGCAAGTCCATCAGGGCCACTGCCCAGGATCGCGACGCTGCTGTCTATATGGGGGTAAATTCTTCGAGGATAACCATGTTGACCTTTGGCATCGGCGCGGCCCTTGCCGCGGCCGGCGGGTCGCTTTTACTGCCGCTTTTTTACCTGTGGCCTGACATCGGCCACCTGTTCACCGCCAAGTCCTTTATTATTACGATCCTGGGCGGCATGGGCAGCACGATGGGGGCGGCCATCGGCGGGCTAATCCTGGGGATTGCCGAATCGCTGGGAGCCACCTACATTTCTATGGGCTACAAGGACCTCGTGGGACTGGTCATATTCCTGCTGGTGCTCCTGTTCCTGCCGGGCGGCTTCCGCAGTTTGGCAAGGAGGTTATGA
- a CDS encoding ABC transporter substrate-binding protein, producing the protein MKKARWFLLTLVLIMGLALLAGCGDGGGAQSADAIKVGIVLPITGSEAMFGTMEKNSFEMAYEELKAAGKTTVNGKQIQLLFEDDQGKQDVAKSATEKLINQDKVVMLSGGYSSACTNVIAGSAQAMTTPFLAVTGSSDEITKQGWQYVFRGTAALASKYTGALWEMLEQVVKPKNVAIIYENTDFGLSSAKGFREDCQKRGINIVFDQAYEHGAIDFKPMLANMRNTNPEMVFAVSYVMDAAMIVKQMKELDFNTNLFVGGGAGYTMPEFKENAGDASEYISSTTLWVPSVTWPGAGDYFTNYKQKYGKEPDYHGAQAYATMYVIADALSRAQELTNTGIQKALKETDIETIMGPIKFEDWEGYTNQNKPITYVVQWKKGNLEVIWPENVKSSDYTYPVPKWRER; encoded by the coding sequence TTGAAAAAAGCAAGATGGTTTTTGCTGACTTTAGTTTTAATTATGGGTTTGGCTTTATTGGCCGGCTGTGGCGACGGAGGCGGCGCACAGAGCGCGGATGCCATTAAGGTAGGGATTGTGCTGCCCATAACCGGCAGTGAGGCCATGTTCGGCACCATGGAAAAGAACTCCTTCGAAATGGCTTACGAGGAGCTGAAGGCTGCCGGCAAGACCACGGTAAACGGAAAACAAATTCAGCTCTTGTTTGAAGACGACCAGGGCAAGCAGGATGTAGCCAAATCGGCGACCGAGAAGCTGATCAACCAGGATAAGGTCGTCATGCTCAGCGGTGGTTACAGCAGCGCCTGCACCAACGTTATTGCCGGGTCCGCCCAGGCTATGACCACGCCCTTCCTGGCTGTGACAGGCTCTTCCGATGAAATTACCAAACAAGGCTGGCAGTACGTTTTTAGAGGCACCGCAGCGCTTGCCAGCAAATATACCGGCGCCCTGTGGGAAATGCTCGAACAAGTGGTCAAGCCCAAAAATGTGGCTATTATTTATGAAAACACCGATTTCGGCCTCTCCTCGGCTAAAGGATTCAGGGAAGATTGTCAGAAGAGGGGCATCAACATCGTCTTTGACCAGGCCTACGAGCATGGCGCGATCGACTTCAAGCCGATGCTGGCCAACATGAGAAACACCAATCCGGAAATGGTCTTCGCCGTGTCGTACGTTATGGACGCGGCCATGATCGTCAAGCAGATGAAAGAGCTTGATTTCAACACCAACCTCTTTGTCGGCGGCGGAGCCGGCTACACCATGCCCGAATTCAAAGAGAATGCCGGTGACGCTTCGGAGTATATCTCCTCGACAACCCTGTGGGTGCCCAGCGTAACCTGGCCGGGCGCGGGCGATTATTTTACGAACTACAAGCAGAAGTACGGCAAGGAGCCGGATTATCACGGCGCCCAGGCCTACGCCACCATGTACGTGATCGCGGACGCCCTGAGCCGGGCCCAGGAACTTACCAACACCGGCATCCAAAAAGCCCTCAAGGAAACAGATATCGAGACCATCATGGGTCCGATCAAGTTTGAAGACTGGGAAGGCTATACCAACCAGAACAAGCCTATTACCTACGTCGTGCAATGGAAGAAAGGAAACCTGGAGGTCATCTGGCCGGAAAACGTGAAGTCCTCCGACTACACTTACCCCGTACCCAAGTGGCGGGAGCGCTAG
- a CDS encoding P-II family nitrogen regulator — protein sequence MMIGRDHELIVTIVKRGWAERIVKAAKAAGARGGTILHGRGVGVHEQKKVLGLPIEPEKDIILTLIHKDKTNDVLKAIVEAGQLQKPGTGIGFVIDVDKVVGIVSLIEQSGVEI from the coding sequence ATGATGATCGGCAGGGATCATGAATTAATCGTAACCATTGTTAAAAGAGGCTGGGCGGAAAGAATCGTGAAGGCGGCAAAAGCCGCCGGAGCCAGAGGCGGTACGATTTTGCACGGGCGCGGTGTCGGTGTGCACGAGCAGAAGAAAGTGCTGGGTTTACCTATTGAGCCGGAAAAGGATATTATTCTAACGTTAATCCATAAGGATAAAACCAATGATGTTCTAAAAGCAATAGTTGAAGCAGGACAACTGCAAAAACCGGGGACCGGTATCGGTTTTGTAATTGATGTTGACAAAGTAGTCGGCATAGTTTCATTAATCGAGCAGTCTGGAGTGGAAATATAA
- a CDS encoding branched-chain amino acid ABC transporter permease: MKNVNLLLKLLLLVIVVILPLVIKAPYQLHIIILIFIWAIIGTSWNLLGGYAGQVSFGHAAFFGVGAYAAGLLQFHMGVSPWWGMLLGPIAAVVVSLPIGVIAFRLRGPYFALAMLALGEIFRLLFINLPFTNGAKGILIMPAITTKMFYYYVGLASLLLTVGVTYYIVHSKIGYYLVSIREDQDAATSLGIPTTLYKNYALLPSAFFTGLAGALYMNYVAFIDPNIVFNLTNVSVMVIMVVMLGGVATTWGPTVGAAIYIVLGEVFRTTLGSANVLVFGVLVCLIILFLPNGIVGEIDMLRGVLARKKEGAAGGVKV; encoded by the coding sequence ATGAAAAACGTTAACCTATTGCTGAAATTGCTGTTGTTGGTTATAGTTGTTATCCTTCCGCTGGTAATCAAAGCCCCTTACCAACTGCACATAATCATCCTGATTTTTATCTGGGCGATTATCGGGACCTCCTGGAACCTTTTGGGCGGTTATGCCGGCCAGGTTTCCTTCGGCCACGCCGCCTTCTTCGGGGTGGGGGCCTACGCGGCAGGGCTGCTGCAGTTCCATATGGGCGTTTCCCCCTGGTGGGGCATGCTGCTCGGTCCTATTGCCGCAGTGGTTGTTTCCCTGCCCATTGGTGTGATTGCTTTCCGCTTGAGAGGCCCTTATTTTGCGCTGGCCATGCTGGCGCTGGGTGAGATTTTCAGGTTGTTGTTCATCAACCTGCCCTTTACCAACGGCGCCAAGGGCATACTGATCATGCCCGCTATAACCACGAAGATGTTTTACTACTACGTGGGACTGGCCTCCCTGCTGCTGACCGTCGGGGTTACTTACTACATTGTACACTCGAAAATAGGATATTACCTGGTTTCGATCAGGGAAGACCAGGACGCCGCCACCTCTCTGGGCATACCCACCACCCTGTACAAGAACTATGCTTTACTGCCCAGCGCCTTTTTCACCGGGTTGGCGGGAGCCCTTTACATGAACTACGTTGCTTTTATCGACCCCAATATTGTGTTCAACCTTACCAACGTCTCGGTAATGGTGATTATGGTGGTGATGCTCGGGGGCGTCGCCACGACCTGGGGCCCCACCGTCGGGGCGGCTATTTATATTGTCCTGGGCGAAGTGTTCCGGACCACGCTGGGTTCGGCCAACGTCCTGGTGTTTGGTGTCCTGGTCTGCCTGATTATCCTGTTCCTGCCCAACGGGATCGTCGGTGAAATAGATATGCTGCGCGGAGTTTTGGCGCGGAAAAAAGAGGGCGCCGCGGGGGGTGTTAAGGTTTGA